tatatatatttctttctttctttcttcttttcttttgcttaaCAAGGTGTCAATGTCATGAAGCGCAAGCTGGCGGAACATGACAACCTGAAGATCACCATCGAGCAGACCGGCGACAAGTTTCACATCAAGGAGTCCAGCACCTTCCGCACCAAGGACATCGACTTCACCCTGGGCGTCGCCTTCGACTACAGCCTGGCCGACGGCACCGAAGTCTCAGTGAGTCAGaccctctttttttaaaaaaaacccacagctcTTATTCGGATTTTTACAACAGTGATGGATTCATCACTCTGGAGGAATGTGTAAATGAGGTTTCGGCGAACGCTGATGCTGAGAGCGGTCGGGAAAATGTTTTGGCAAAAATATATGgacaaatgtatttgtcaacCAGGGCACGTGGGTGATGGAGGGTGACGTGCTCAAGGGCATATTCACCAGGAAAGACAACAGCAAGGTCCTGACAACCACCCGGGCCCTGGTGGGAGGCGAGCTCGTGCAGGTCCGTAGGTCCGGAGAGGGCCAGTCGCTCTCGACTCGGCCACCGACGCAACATGTCAACTGCTGCGGTACACCTTCGAAACGGTTGTCTGACCAAAGTAACAcacctctgtctcttcctcgcAGAGCTACAACTACGAGGGCGTGGACGCCAAGAGGATTTTCAAGAAGCAGTAACCCGGAGTCTGaagttcatattttattttttatatagatGACACGATATAGatttgtgcatgcgtgcgtgtgtgtgtgtgtgtgtgtgtgtgtgtgtgtgtgcttccccccccccccccccttctaacAACAAGTCATGGCAAAGTCATGTGCATTCTCACGGGATTCTACTTCATATACCTCAAAATGTTGgcttatttcttttgttttcataattttcgGATGAGGAATCGTGGTGCACAGTGTTTCGCTGCTACAATACCAATGACACACAACGTGTGAAAGACAGTGTGTGGTGACCCGAACTCAGCAACAGCAAACTGGGAACAACAGACGGAAACCAGCGGCTGCAAGCTGCCCTCCGTAGAGCTCCCAGAAGTTGACGACCGGGTGAATTCAAATTGGCCGATGAACTCGAGCAGAGAGGTTGAcgcagaggttgttttttcccagTGTCATACCATGAAATGCTACTGTCTCTCCAAAAAACAATGTACAAGTCGCTCGTGAAAAATCCACAGGAAAACATGCTCACGGGTTATTAAAAGTAACGGGAGCATCGGACATTAAGGGTCGATGGATTTGGACAGTCAGAAATGACTCACTCAAAAGTTGTGCAAACAAAGCTAAAAGAATTTCCGCGTGATTAAAAACAACTAGGATGAAGCGACCTTTTGAATAGAGACGACGGGGGCAGACGGGCCACGGCTCACTTTAACTTGACCAAACTCAAACAGCCCTTTAGTCCCACACTAATCTTCCTCATTGTGATGCAAATGCAAAGCAGCGCAATGACAATCGCAGCACAATAACAATCGCAGCAGAACGCGGGACGCGCGTTGTGCTGCGATTGTTAACCAGGTGGGAAAACAAGTCCATTTGCACTAATGGCTCTCATGCATTACACTGTATAGTCTGTAACAATAAAGCAAATTTACAATACTGTATGTCACGTGAGTCCGATGCCCATGTTATTCTTCGCAACACACAAAAGGAGAATGTGAGCGAAGCTTGATGAATGAGCCATGAGAGACCAACTGGACGTGGATAACTATTTCCAAGCTGGGAGTCGCGTTGCCTCCAGGCCGGGTCCATAAAGTGTTATAAATTCATTACGATCGAGCACAAAGATCATCAGTGATTGCGCTTTGTGAGCGTTTTTCGAGGAGACTTTTTCTatcaaatgaaatacaacatttcagacttagcgtctctctctctctctctctcctgtagtGTGGCCCCGGGCCGATCACATGACGACAGCGGGGTCTTGTGCTGTCCATGTGCGGGCCCGTTGGCGAGACCCTCAGCGGTGGGTCTGAACAGCCAGACACAAGGGAAACACACATTAGGGCAGAGGGGGGCTTCTCACATGACAGGGTCGTGGACACGCTGTGAATAGTGGAGTTCATTCAGGTGGTAAACAACAAGCTCGTGAGGCTCCCTCGGTTGCTCTGCAGTCGAGGGCagatgatgaggaaaaaacatatgCACCGAGCCTCTCTGGCCACAAGAGGGTGACCTGTGCTCAGTTTTAATGTCTAGTTGCACTTGGATACTTTGGCACAAAATATGAAGGCTATAATTCTTTAACAACTGCAATCATATCAATACGCAGATGCATGATTTGATGGAGAGACTCAGGGGAGCGTTGCGACGGGTTAGGAAAAGCTGGGATTTGCCTGGGGCCCCCCCGAACCGAAAGCGGGCCCCCGGAGAATGGCTGACTGTGTCAAGTCCACAGCAATGTGCCATGAGCAGCTATTTTCAGGACACTGCAACAATGCTATTGTGGTAAACCCCCCAAATGAGGCCCCAGGCGACCAGCTCGCCGTCGGCAGCTTCGTAAATGTTGGCGGTTCGGTTGAAGACAAAACGAggtctgaatgtgtttgtatgatGCGCCTGTGATGGTGGCAGGGGTTTGCACTTAAACTCTACTGCTTGACTGTAACTCATGGGTATGCATATCTTTCGCCTCGGGCCCCTGAAACGCTCCACTGACTGTTGTAACTGATTACGTGGATTGACATGCACTTCACCAGGAATAAGTTCAAATATCTGACTTTGTGCTCTGGTTGGAGAACAGTATTGGACGCCCGTCCCTGCCaacaagagaaacaaatgagttagttatgaaaaaaataaatacaaatgcgCACGGAAGTTAGAGGACAAAAACTCTGTGTGAAACTCCACAAAAAGtaatcaatttcatttttattatgacCAAGACACTGACCTCTTCCTTCTCCTGGAAATT
This region of Scophthalmus maximus strain ysfricsl-2021 chromosome 12, ASM2237912v1, whole genome shotgun sequence genomic DNA includes:
- the LOC118291937 gene encoding fatty acid-binding protein, intestinal, whose protein sequence is MAFNGTWKVDRNDNYDKFMEQMGVNVMKRKLAEHDNLKITIEQTGDKFHIKESSTFRTKDIDFTLGVAFDYSLADGTEVSGTWVMEGDVLKGIFTRKDNSKVLTTTRALVGGELVQSYNYEGVDAKRIFKKQ